One segment of Curtobacterium sp. MR_MD2014 DNA contains the following:
- a CDS encoding DUF4191 family protein yields MARSTPQATTAKEPGRLKQMYQVFTMTRRADPKSVWWFLLAFVGPVVAGVLLALLLPGQNWLAITLWIVAGVLLGVLLFLIVLGRLAERAAYSQIAGQPGAVGAVLSNSLRRQWRSSEMPVAVHGRSQAAVYRAVGTPGVVLITEGQRGNLKRQVDEERRKVQRIVPNVPVHVVHVDDDEDGVTLHKLPRAMNKYKKALNRNEVLAVANRLDSLTHSPAAAIPKGMDPMRARAGRPR; encoded by the coding sequence ATGGCACGCAGCACTCCCCAAGCAACGACGGCGAAGGAGCCGGGTCGTCTCAAGCAGATGTACCAGGTCTTCACCATGACCCGTCGGGCCGACCCGAAGTCCGTCTGGTGGTTCCTGCTGGCGTTCGTCGGCCCCGTCGTCGCGGGTGTCCTGCTCGCGCTGCTCCTGCCGGGCCAGAACTGGCTCGCGATCACGCTGTGGATCGTGGCCGGCGTGCTGCTCGGTGTGCTGCTCTTCCTCATCGTCCTCGGTCGGCTGGCGGAGCGTGCCGCCTACTCGCAGATCGCCGGGCAGCCGGGCGCCGTCGGCGCCGTGCTCTCGAACTCGCTCCGCCGCCAGTGGCGATCGAGCGAGATGCCCGTCGCCGTGCACGGCCGGTCCCAGGCCGCCGTCTACCGCGCGGTCGGCACCCCGGGTGTGGTCCTCATCACCGAGGGGCAGCGGGGCAACCTCAAGCGCCAGGTGGACGAGGAGCGCCGCAAGGTCCAGCGGATCGTCCCGAACGTCCCCGTGCACGTGGTCCACGTCGACGACGACGAGGACGGCGTGACGCTGCACAAGCTCCCGCGGGCGATGAACAAGTACAAGAAGGCGCTCAACCGCAACGAGGTCCTGGCGGTCGCGAACCGTCTGGACTCCCTCACGCACAGCCCGGCGGCCGCGATCCCCAAGGGCATGGACCCGATGCGTGCGCGCGCCGGGCGTCCGCGCTGA
- a CDS encoding glycoside hydrolase family 26 protein gives MSDLIRSTSTWWAQSSKHARRTAIGTVAIVLVLGLITWTVWVSPAGPVSSAVQTALGVTPPKAKQPTAAELSAKLDAAQQTIWKLEGKLDSSGAQAGSRAEEITRLKAQIASLQSDLGAATSSGKASAGGSGPAGSSGGSGPSGSAAGTAAGASDSGAGSGGGSGSGSGAGSGSGSGASDGTGGSGGTAGPSKDPVASEPITTPTKAQILGQQSRWYGLYTTQSPFNWAEYDRVSQEVGRATNMVGYFQGFDQDFNASAVQRSWANGRLPMMTWETVPAKTGNDQPYVEGYTNQDIVSGKFDDYLASYARALKANGMPVVIRLDHEMNGQWYNWSEGSKQQNAPGSYVAMWQHVHDVFQANGANDYVIWNWSPSRIDKLGNPKYQTLDYMRQYYPGADYVDWVGMSGYYRTATEQPTFQNTFGATLAQLRQVAPGKHVLLNEIGATETGGSVSDSQKSQWIDSLFDALADPANRDVIGFAYFSQVATTIVDGARTTNDWRLDSRADSLATFAEGIARTDTDYDLQEVKQ, from the coding sequence TTGTCTGACCTCATCCGTTCCACCAGCACGTGGTGGGCCCAGTCGAGCAAGCACGCCCGTCGCACCGCGATCGGCACGGTCGCGATCGTCCTGGTGCTCGGCCTGATCACCTGGACCGTGTGGGTGTCGCCGGCCGGCCCGGTGTCGAGCGCGGTGCAGACCGCCCTCGGCGTCACCCCGCCGAAGGCGAAGCAGCCCACAGCCGCCGAACTCAGCGCGAAGCTCGACGCGGCGCAGCAGACCATCTGGAAGCTCGAGGGCAAGCTCGACTCCTCGGGAGCGCAGGCCGGGTCGCGGGCCGAGGAGATCACCCGCCTGAAGGCGCAGATCGCCTCGCTGCAGTCCGACCTCGGCGCTGCGACGAGCAGCGGCAAGGCGTCCGCCGGCGGGTCGGGCCCGGCGGGTTCCTCGGGTGGGTCCGGTCCGAGCGGGAGCGCTGCGGGGACCGCCGCCGGCGCCTCCGACTCCGGCGCCGGCTCGGGCGGGGGCTCCGGCTCCGGCTCGGGCGCGGGCTCGGGCTCGGGCTCGGGCGCCTCCGACGGGACGGGCGGGAGCGGCGGGACCGCGGGCCCGTCGAAGGACCCGGTCGCGTCCGAACCGATCACGACCCCGACCAAGGCGCAGATCCTCGGTCAGCAGTCCCGCTGGTACGGGCTCTACACGACGCAGTCGCCCTTCAACTGGGCCGAGTACGACCGCGTCTCGCAGGAGGTCGGCCGGGCCACGAACATGGTGGGCTACTTCCAGGGGTTCGACCAGGACTTCAATGCCAGCGCCGTCCAGCGGTCGTGGGCGAACGGCCGCCTGCCGATGATGACGTGGGAGACCGTGCCCGCGAAGACCGGGAACGACCAGCCGTACGTCGAGGGCTACACGAACCAGGACATCGTCTCCGGGAAGTTCGACGACTACCTCGCGTCCTACGCAAGGGCGCTGAAGGCGAACGGGATGCCCGTCGTCATCCGCCTCGACCACGAGATGAACGGCCAGTGGTACAACTGGTCCGAGGGGTCGAAGCAGCAGAACGCGCCGGGGTCGTACGTCGCCATGTGGCAGCACGTGCACGACGTCTTCCAGGCCAACGGAGCGAACGACTACGTCATCTGGAACTGGTCGCCGTCGCGCATCGACAAGCTCGGCAACCCGAAGTACCAGACGCTCGACTACATGCGGCAGTACTACCCGGGCGCCGACTACGTCGACTGGGTCGGCATGAGCGGCTACTACCGCACGGCCACCGAGCAGCCCACGTTCCAGAACACCTTCGGAGCGACCCTCGCGCAGCTCCGGCAGGTCGCGCCGGGCAAGCACGTCCTGCTCAACGAGATCGGCGCCACCGAGACCGGCGGCAGCGTCTCGGACAGCCAGAAGTCGCAGTGGATCGACTCGCTCTTCGACGCCCTCGCCGACCCCGCCAACCGCGACGTCATCGGCTTCGCGTACTTCAGCCAGGTGGCCACCACCATCGTCGACGGCGCCCGCACCACGAACGACTGGCGCCTCGACTCCCGCGCCGACAGCCTGGCGACCTTCGCCGAGGGCATCGCCCGCACCGACACCGACTACGACCTGCAGGAGGTCAAGCAGTGA
- the lpdA gene encoding dihydrolipoyl dehydrogenase: MTEQTYDVVVLGGGSGGYAAALRAAELGMSVALIEGDKLGGTCLHRGCIPTKALLHAAEVADATRDAEKYGVIAEFAGVEVPKVIDYQQGVINSKYKGLQGLVKARGITVVEGWGRLTSQNTVQVGDQTVTGKNVVLATGSYSKSLPGLEIGGRVITSETALKMDYVPNKVVILGGGVIGVEFASVWKSFGADVTIVEGLPHLIPAEDESMSKQLERAFRKRGIEFSLGVRFDHVDQHENGVVVTLEDGKTYEGDVLLVAVGRGPLTQNMGFDEVGVAMDRGFVTTDERLATNLPNVYAVGDIVPGLQLAHRGFQQGIFVAEEIAGLKPVVISDTNIPKVTYSDPEVASVGLSQAKAEEEYGKDKVDFYEYNLAGNGRSHIIGTSGAVKVVRVVDGPVVGVSMIGARVGELIGEAQLAVNWEAHPEDVAPLVHAHPTQNEALGEAFLHLAGKPLHAL; the protein is encoded by the coding sequence GTGACGGAACAGACTTACGACGTCGTGGTCCTCGGTGGCGGCAGTGGTGGCTACGCCGCTGCGCTCCGGGCCGCCGAGCTCGGCATGAGCGTCGCGCTCATCGAGGGAGACAAGCTCGGGGGGACCTGCCTGCACCGCGGCTGCATCCCGACCAAGGCGCTGCTGCACGCCGCCGAGGTCGCCGACGCCACCCGCGACGCGGAGAAGTACGGCGTCATCGCCGAGTTCGCGGGTGTCGAGGTGCCGAAGGTCATCGACTACCAGCAGGGCGTCATCAACTCGAAGTACAAGGGCCTGCAGGGCCTGGTCAAGGCGCGCGGCATCACCGTCGTCGAGGGCTGGGGCCGTCTGACCTCGCAGAACACCGTGCAGGTCGGCGACCAGACCGTCACCGGCAAGAACGTCGTGCTCGCCACGGGTTCGTACTCGAAGTCCCTGCCGGGCCTCGAGATCGGCGGTCGCGTGATCACGTCCGAGACCGCGCTCAAGATGGACTACGTCCCGAACAAGGTCGTCATCCTCGGTGGTGGCGTCATCGGCGTCGAGTTCGCCAGCGTGTGGAAGTCGTTCGGCGCCGACGTCACGATCGTCGAGGGCCTGCCCCACCTCATCCCCGCCGAGGACGAGTCGATGTCCAAGCAGCTCGAGCGCGCCTTCCGCAAGCGCGGCATCGAGTTCTCGCTCGGCGTGCGCTTCGACCACGTCGACCAGCACGAGAACGGCGTCGTCGTGACGCTCGAGGACGGCAAGACCTACGAGGGCGACGTGCTCCTCGTCGCGGTCGGCCGTGGCCCGCTCACGCAGAACATGGGCTTCGACGAGGTCGGCGTCGCGATGGACCGCGGGTTCGTCACGACCGACGAGCGCCTCGCCACCAACCTGCCGAACGTCTACGCCGTCGGCGACATCGTCCCCGGCCTGCAGCTCGCGCACCGCGGCTTCCAGCAGGGGATCTTCGTGGCCGAGGAGATCGCGGGCCTGAAGCCCGTCGTCATCTCCGACACGAACATCCCGAAGGTGACCTACTCCGACCCCGAGGTCGCCTCGGTCGGACTCTCCCAGGCCAAGGCCGAGGAGGAGTACGGCAAGGACAAGGTCGACTTCTACGAGTACAACCTCGCGGGCAACGGCCGCAGCCACATCATCGGGACCTCCGGCGCCGTCAAGGTCGTCCGGGTCGTCGACGGTCCGGTCGTCGGTGTCTCGATGATCGGCGCGCGCGTCGGCGAGCTCATCGGTGAGGCCCAGCTCGCGGTGAACTGGGAGGCGCACCCGGAGGACGTCGCACCGCTCGTCCACGCCCACCCGACGCAGAACGAGGCCCTGGGCGAGGCCTTCCTCCACCTCGCGGGCAAGCCGCTGCACGCGCTGTGA
- a CDS encoding leucyl aminopeptidase gives MVRPTLSTTTSTPSDVDADVLVLGVRSGTDGGAPTIAQSAAGALDALADLDLGSVGVTGAKDQLVRLPGTGVAAAGIALVGLGATVDAASVRAAAGSAVRQLPQAASIALALPTDSAELVDAALEGAALGSYAFTRHKGTGTTAPARGDQRIAVVAPADTAADATVRPAIVADAAALVRDLVNTAAGDLGPADVADVAVAQAEGLPLTVEVLDEQQLEEQGFGGILGVGRGSERPPRLVVVRYEPSSASKHLALVGKGITFDSGGLSLKPAASMLGMKTDMTGAATVLAATIAAARLGLDTKVTAWLCLAENMPSGSATRPGDVLTLKNGKTVEVTNTDAEGRLVLGDGMVAASLEQPDALVDVATLTGAQVVALGDRTTGLMGSDDLVARVRAVADAVAEPIWPMPLPEELDARLASDVADMVNATVGNPAGGMLLAGKFLERFVGDGVPWAHLDIAGPSEHKGGGYGWLGKGATGVMVRTLIGLAEELQSR, from the coding sequence ATGGTCCGACCGACGCTCTCCACCACCACCTCGACCCCCTCCGACGTCGACGCCGACGTCCTCGTGCTCGGCGTCCGCTCGGGCACCGACGGCGGTGCCCCCACGATCGCTCAGAGCGCTGCCGGCGCCCTGGACGCGCTCGCCGACCTCGACCTGGGCTCCGTCGGTGTGACGGGTGCGAAGGACCAGCTGGTCCGCCTCCCCGGTACCGGCGTCGCCGCGGCCGGGATCGCACTCGTCGGCCTCGGTGCCACGGTCGACGCGGCGTCCGTCCGCGCGGCCGCCGGCAGCGCGGTCCGCCAGCTCCCCCAGGCGGCGTCGATCGCGCTGGCGCTGCCGACCGACTCGGCCGAGCTCGTCGACGCCGCGCTCGAGGGTGCGGCGCTCGGCTCCTACGCCTTCACCCGGCACAAGGGCACCGGTACGACGGCTCCGGCCCGGGGCGACCAGCGCATCGCGGTCGTCGCGCCGGCCGACACCGCCGCCGACGCCACCGTCCGGCCCGCGATCGTCGCCGACGCGGCAGCACTCGTCCGTGACCTCGTGAACACCGCCGCCGGCGACCTCGGCCCGGCGGACGTCGCCGACGTCGCCGTCGCGCAGGCCGAGGGCCTCCCCCTCACCGTCGAGGTCCTCGACGAGCAGCAGCTCGAGGAGCAGGGCTTCGGGGGCATCCTCGGGGTCGGCCGCGGCTCCGAGCGTCCCCCGCGCCTGGTCGTCGTCCGCTACGAGCCGTCGTCGGCGTCCAAGCACCTCGCACTGGTCGGCAAGGGCATCACCTTCGACTCCGGCGGCCTCTCGCTGAAGCCCGCCGCGTCGATGCTCGGCATGAAGACCGACATGACCGGCGCCGCCACCGTGCTCGCCGCGACGATCGCCGCCGCGCGCCTCGGCCTCGACACGAAGGTCACCGCCTGGCTGTGCCTCGCCGAGAACATGCCGTCCGGCTCCGCGACGCGCCCCGGCGACGTGCTCACCCTGAAGAACGGGAAGACCGTCGAGGTCACGAACACCGACGCCGAGGGCCGACTCGTCCTCGGCGACGGCATGGTCGCCGCCTCGCTCGAGCAGCCCGACGCCCTCGTCGACGTCGCGACGCTCACCGGCGCACAGGTCGTCGCCCTCGGCGACCGGACCACCGGCCTGATGGGCAGCGACGACCTGGTCGCACGGGTCCGCGCGGTCGCCGACGCCGTCGCCGAGCCGATCTGGCCGATGCCCCTGCCCGAGGAGCTCGACGCGCGACTCGCCAGCGACGTCGCCGACATGGTCAACGCGACCGTGGGCAACCCGGCCGGTGGGATGCTCCTCGCCGGCAAGTTCCTCGAGCGGTTCGTGGGCGACGGCGTGCCGTGGGCGCACCTCGACATCGCGGGCCCCTCGGAGCACAAGGGCGGCGGGTACGGCTGGCTCGGCAAGGGCGCGACCGGCGTCATGGTCCGGACGCTCATCGGGCTCGCAGAAGAGCTCCAGTCCAGGTAG
- a CDS encoding UDP-glucose dehydrogenase family protein, which produces MTAQKKTDAADVRPAPVISVIGTGYLGATHAAAMAEMGFETIGVDVDPAKLAALSAGEVPFYEPGLPELITKHVATGKLRFTADLAEAVAAADVHFVCVGTPQKAGSHAANLTYVEAATRGVAEHLTHPGLIVGKSTVPVGTAERLRGIVREFSPSGIQAELVWNPEFLREGKAVDDTLHPDRLVWGGASAAADAVIREVYAAPIAEGTPVITTDLATAELVKVSANAFLATKISFINAISEMCAITGADVTTLADALGHDVRIGRKFLNAGLGFGGGCLPKDIRALMHRANEIGAGRVVGLMQQVDEINMGQRERVIDMTIEALGGSVLNRRVAVVGAAFKPLTDDVRDSPALNVAAALHLRGAQVTLWDPEANETARRSFPTLSYAATKEDAVEGADVVLVLTEWDEIVQASPASLGGIVGRRTVIDARNCLPVADWVEAGWSVRSLGRPTPVASSAVSVAAGSNDVLAAAR; this is translated from the coding sequence GTGACCGCTCAGAAGAAGACCGACGCCGCCGACGTGCGGCCGGCTCCCGTCATCAGTGTCATCGGCACCGGATACCTCGGCGCCACCCACGCGGCCGCCATGGCCGAGATGGGCTTCGAGACCATCGGCGTGGACGTCGACCCCGCGAAGCTCGCCGCCCTGTCCGCCGGCGAGGTGCCGTTCTACGAGCCCGGCCTGCCCGAGCTCATCACGAAGCACGTCGCCACCGGGAAGCTCCGGTTCACCGCCGACCTGGCCGAGGCCGTCGCCGCCGCGGACGTCCACTTCGTCTGCGTCGGGACGCCGCAGAAGGCCGGGTCGCACGCTGCGAACCTGACCTACGTCGAGGCCGCCACCCGCGGTGTCGCGGAGCACCTCACCCACCCGGGGCTCATCGTCGGCAAGTCCACGGTGCCCGTCGGGACGGCGGAGCGACTGCGCGGGATCGTCCGCGAGTTCAGCCCGTCCGGCATCCAGGCGGAGCTCGTCTGGAACCCGGAGTTCCTCCGCGAGGGCAAGGCCGTCGACGACACCTTGCACCCCGACCGTCTGGTCTGGGGCGGCGCGTCGGCGGCGGCGGACGCGGTGATCCGCGAGGTCTACGCGGCACCGATCGCCGAGGGCACGCCGGTCATCACGACGGACCTCGCGACCGCCGAGCTCGTGAAGGTCAGCGCGAACGCGTTCCTCGCGACGAAGATCTCCTTCATCAACGCGATCTCCGAGATGTGCGCCATCACCGGTGCCGACGTCACCACGCTCGCCGACGCTCTCGGGCACGACGTCCGCATCGGGCGCAAGTTCCTGAACGCCGGGCTCGGCTTCGGCGGCGGCTGCCTGCCGAAGGACATCCGTGCGCTCATGCACCGTGCGAACGAGATCGGCGCCGGTCGGGTCGTCGGACTGATGCAGCAGGTCGACGAGATCAACATGGGGCAGCGCGAACGGGTCATCGACATGACGATCGAGGCGCTCGGGGGTTCCGTGCTGAACCGCCGCGTGGCCGTGGTCGGAGCCGCGTTCAAGCCCCTCACCGACGACGTCCGGGACTCGCCGGCGCTCAACGTCGCTGCGGCGCTGCACCTCCGCGGCGCGCAGGTCACGCTGTGGGACCCGGAGGCGAACGAGACCGCTCGTCGCTCCTTCCCGACGCTGTCCTACGCGGCGACGAAGGAGGACGCGGTCGAGGGTGCGGACGTGGTGCTCGTCCTGACGGAGTGGGACGAGATCGTGCAGGCGTCGCCGGCGTCGCTCGGCGGCATCGTCGGCCGTCGCACCGTCATCGACGCCCGCAACTGCCTCCCGGTCGCCGACTGGGTCGAGGCCGGGTGGTCCGTCCGCTCCCTGGGGCGGCCCACACCGGTCGCGAGCTCGGCCGTGAGCGTGGCGGCGGGGTCGAACGACGTGCTGGCCGCAGCGCGCTAG
- a CDS encoding RDD family protein: MARSTTPPSASSAHPGGEHPDGWPGKDLGLPEDGPRSVGRIGRRVVGLLIDGILADLVAYVTGVWSPLEGSGDIAHTWIQLAIFAVLQVLFICTLSGSFGHVCVGLRVVPIRGGYVGVWRPVVRTVLLCLVVPALIIDRDSRGAHDRIAGTVLVRR, translated from the coding sequence ATGGCCCGCAGCACCACCCCGCCCTCGGCGTCGTCCGCACACCCCGGTGGGGAGCACCCGGACGGGTGGCCGGGCAAGGACCTCGGGCTCCCCGAGGACGGGCCGCGCAGCGTCGGCCGCATCGGTCGCCGGGTCGTCGGGCTGCTCATCGACGGCATCCTGGCCGACCTCGTGGCGTACGTCACCGGCGTGTGGTCGCCGCTCGAGGGATCCGGCGACATCGCGCACACGTGGATCCAGCTCGCGATCTTCGCGGTGCTGCAGGTCCTGTTCATCTGCACGCTCTCGGGCTCCTTCGGTCACGTGTGCGTCGGCCTGCGGGTCGTCCCGATCCGCGGCGGCTACGTCGGGGTGTGGCGACCGGTCGTCCGTACCGTGCTGCTCTGCCTGGTCGTCCCGGCGCTCATCATCGACCGTGACAGCCGTGGTGCGCACGACCGCATCGCGGGGACGGTGCTCGTCCGGCGCTGA
- the glnA gene encoding type I glutamate--ammonia ligase, producing the protein MFTDSSEVLAFIKDTDVKFLDIRFTDLPGVQQHFNIPASTVDEDFFSVGQLFDGSSIRGFASIHESDMQLIPDVTTAYIDQFRAERTLIMIFDIYNPRNGEIYGRDPRQVAKKAEKYLASTGIADTAFFAPEAEFYIFDDVRYSVTQNKSFYSVDSEEGAWNTGREEEGGNLANKTPYKGGYFPVSPVDKTADLRDDITLKLIEAGFELERSHHEVGTGGQQEINYKFDTMVHAADDILKFKYIVKNTADQWGKVATFMPKPLFGDNGSGMHTHQSLWSDGKPLFYDENGYGGLSDVARWYIGGILKHAPALLAFTNPSINSYHRLVKGFEAPVNLVYSAGNRSAAIRIPITGTNPKAKRIEFRAPDASGNPYLAFAAQLMAGLDGIQNRIEPHEPVDKDLYELPPEEAKGIPQVPGSLDEALEALEADHEFLTKGNVFTEDLIQTWIDYKRENEILPLAQRPHPFEYELYFGV; encoded by the coding sequence ATGTTCACCGATTCCTCCGAGGTGCTCGCCTTCATCAAGGACACGGACGTCAAGTTCCTCGACATCCGCTTCACGGACCTGCCCGGTGTCCAGCAGCACTTCAACATCCCGGCGTCGACGGTCGACGAGGACTTCTTCTCGGTCGGACAGCTCTTCGACGGCTCCTCGATCCGCGGCTTCGCGTCGATCCACGAGTCGGACATGCAGCTCATCCCGGACGTGACGACGGCGTACATCGACCAGTTCCGCGCCGAGCGCACGCTGATCATGATCTTCGACATCTACAACCCGCGGAACGGCGAGATCTACGGCCGCGACCCGCGCCAGGTGGCGAAGAAGGCCGAGAAGTACCTCGCATCGACGGGCATCGCGGACACCGCGTTCTTCGCGCCCGAGGCCGAGTTCTACATCTTCGACGACGTCCGCTACTCGGTGACCCAGAACAAGTCGTTCTACTCGGTCGACTCGGAAGAGGGCGCCTGGAACACCGGCCGCGAGGAAGAGGGCGGCAACCTCGCCAACAAGACCCCCTACAAGGGCGGGTACTTCCCGGTCTCCCCCGTCGACAAGACGGCCGACCTGCGCGACGACATCACGCTCAAGCTGATCGAGGCGGGCTTCGAGCTCGAGCGCTCGCACCACGAGGTGGGCACCGGCGGCCAGCAGGAGATCAACTACAAGTTCGACACGATGGTCCACGCCGCGGACGACATCCTGAAGTTCAAGTACATCGTCAAGAACACGGCCGACCAGTGGGGCAAGGTCGCCACGTTCATGCCGAAGCCGCTGTTCGGCGACAACGGCTCGGGCATGCACACCCACCAGTCGCTCTGGAGCGACGGCAAGCCGCTGTTCTACGACGAGAACGGCTACGGCGGCCTCTCGGACGTCGCGCGCTGGTACATCGGTGGCATCCTGAAGCACGCCCCGGCGCTGCTCGCCTTCACGAACCCGTCGATCAACTCCTACCACCGTCTGGTCAAGGGGTTCGAGGCTCCGGTCAACCTGGTCTACTCGGCCGGCAACCGCTCCGCCGCGATCCGCATCCCGATCACGGGCACGAACCCGAAGGCGAAGCGCATCGAGTTCCGCGCGCCGGACGCCTCGGGCAACCCGTACCTCGCCTTCGCGGCGCAGCTGATGGCCGGCCTCGACGGCATCCAGAACCGCATCGAGCCGCACGAGCCGGTGGACAAGGACCTCTACGAGCTCCCGCCGGAGGAGGCCAAGGGCATCCCGCAGGTGCCGGGCTCCCTCGATGAGGCGCTCGAGGCGCTCGAGGCGGACCACGAGTTCCTCACGAAGGGCAACGTCTTCACCGAGGACCTCATCCAGACGTGGATCGACTACAAGCGTGAGAACGAGATCCTCCCGCTCGCGCAGCGTCCGCACCCGTTCGAGTACGAGCTGTACTTCGGCGTCTGA
- the sucB gene encoding 2-oxoglutarate dehydrogenase, E2 component, dihydrolipoamide succinyltransferase, protein MSESVNLPALGESVTEGTVTRWLKNVGDRVEVDEPLLEVSTDKVDTEIPSPIAGVVEEILVQEDETVEVGTALVKIGDGSGSDSGSSDDQGADQDAAAAEESEPETAPSTEQGEEQKAPEPQQAEPAPGGQTQPAAPQAPSAPPVPQAAPVPPPAAVPAAVPAPAAAPAPAAAPAPAASGSTASASVPNPNQDASASGYVTPLVRKLANEQGVDLSTVSGSGVGGRIRKEDVLAAAAKASSAGSSAPAAAASGPFVAETSPLRGTREKMTRLRKVVAERAVQSMTSTAQLTSVVEVDVTKVAQFRDANKAEFLEKTGSKLSFMPFFALAASEALKAHPKINSTVEGDEIVYPDHENVSIAVDTERGLLTPVIKDASGLSLADFSKAIADLAERTRNNQLKPDELAGGTFTLTNTGSRGALFDTPVVFLPQSAILGTGIVTKRPAVVKVDGQEAIAVRSFVYLALSYDHRIIDGADASRYLVAVKNRLEEGNFGPNLGY, encoded by the coding sequence ATGAGCGAATCCGTCAACCTCCCGGCGCTCGGCGAGAGCGTCACCGAGGGCACGGTCACCCGATGGCTGAAGAACGTCGGTGACCGCGTCGAGGTCGACGAGCCGCTGCTCGAGGTCTCGACCGACAAGGTCGACACCGAGATCCCGTCGCCGATCGCCGGCGTCGTCGAGGAGATCCTCGTCCAGGAGGACGAGACCGTCGAGGTCGGCACCGCGCTGGTGAAGATCGGCGACGGGTCCGGATCGGACTCCGGTTCGTCGGACGACCAGGGTGCGGACCAGGACGCCGCAGCCGCCGAGGAGAGCGAGCCCGAGACGGCTCCGAGCACCGAGCAGGGCGAGGAGCAGAAGGCTCCGGAGCCGCAGCAGGCCGAGCCGGCGCCCGGTGGCCAGACGCAGCCCGCCGCCCCGCAGGCACCGTCGGCTCCGCCCGTCCCGCAGGCCGCTCCGGTCCCGCCGCCCGCCGCCGTGCCGGCAGCGGTCCCCGCGCCCGCCGCAGCTCCGGCTCCGGCCGCTGCTCCGGCGCCGGCCGCATCCGGCTCGACCGCGTCGGCATCGGTGCCGAACCCGAACCAGGACGCGTCGGCCTCCGGCTACGTCACCCCGCTGGTGCGCAAGCTCGCCAACGAGCAGGGCGTCGACCTGTCGACGGTCTCCGGCTCCGGGGTCGGTGGCCGCATCCGCAAGGAGGACGTGCTCGCCGCCGCCGCGAAGGCGTCGTCCGCCGGTTCGTCGGCTCCGGCCGCCGCGGCGTCCGGCCCGTTCGTGGCCGAGACCTCGCCGCTCCGCGGCACGCGCGAGAAGATGACGCGCCTCCGCAAGGTGGTCGCCGAGCGCGCCGTGCAGTCGATGACCTCGACCGCACAGCTCACCAGCGTCGTCGAGGTCGACGTCACGAAGGTCGCGCAGTTCCGCGACGCGAACAAGGCCGAGTTCCTCGAGAAGACCGGTTCGAAGCTCAGCTTCATGCCGTTCTTCGCCCTCGCGGCGTCCGAGGCGCTCAAGGCCCACCCGAAGATCAACTCCACGGTCGAGGGCGACGAGATCGTCTACCCGGACCACGAGAACGTGTCGATCGCGGTGGACACCGAGCGCGGCCTGCTCACCCCGGTGATCAAGGACGCGTCGGGGCTCTCGCTCGCCGACTTCTCGAAGGCGATCGCGGACCTGGCCGAGCGCACGCGCAACAACCAGCTCAAGCCGGACGAGCTCGCAGGTGGCACCTTCACGCTGACCAACACCGGTTCGCGCGGCGCGCTGTTCGACACCCCCGTGGTGTTCCTGCCGCAGTCCGCGATCCTCGGCACGGGCATCGTCACCAAGCGTCCGGCGGTCGTGAAGGTCGACGGGCAGGAGGCGATCGCCGTCCGTTCGTTCGTCTACCTCGCACTGTCGTACGACCACCGGATCATCGACGGCGCCGACGCGTCGCGGTACCTCGTCGCGGTGAAGAACCGCCTCGAGGAGGGCAACTTCGGCCCGAACCTCGGCTACTGA